gaattttttatttttgaaatattttcaattaattttttaatttatttattattaaaatattcgGGGAATGGGCTCGAACCTGTTTTGCCCAATCCGGCCATTGACCCGACCCAAATCCGGATCCGACTCATAGAATGAAAACCGATTTTTTAACACTTTcatatcatttctaaaaaaaaaaagaaacattctcatataatttttttttttttttttgaattttgtgatttttttttttccttttttattctcttgtcttttcccatcttcttcaacctccagccGTTCCTCCTTCTTCCCCAAACACTCCATCACACCTGCAACTTGATTTTCTAGGACCAGAAACACACTATGTCGCGCCACCTCTGCACGAGTCGTCGGCATTCACTCCGCAATCAAACCACCATCATCTGCCCGCCGTCCGTCCTGACCGGCGATGACAGCGCCGGCCGCCCACTCCGGCGATCCcgaaatttcacaaaaaaactCCCGTAAACTACGGTTTTTACACCAGAAATCCCAGAAATCAAACAAACACAAAGGCactaaaaaatggggagatacGCCGACTCAAACGGCCTTCAACCGTAGGGGTCGCCGGCGGGGGAGGCTATCTCCGGCGAGGAGGTGTATGCGAGGCCGGTTCAGACGGTGCAAAGTCACATCAAAGCACGTCAAAACACGAAGAAATCAGACGAAGTTCAACCATATATGAATAATCAAACGTTAAACTGAGCTTCAAACGTCGATcggataaaatatattttgggaTTTCATTGAGGTATTTTGTCGAACCGTCGGGGTGCCCTACCAAATCCTAAGGTCTCCAGCTCAACCGAGACCCGAATGTGCACCAGAGGCCTCGACGCACGGCATACAAGGactatgaaaacaaaatataaaggTGACGAGGGCCGGAGCACGCGTGAGCCGGACGGCCATGAGCGTCGGCCCGGCACGCCCGAAACAAAACGGGAGGAGAGCCGAGCCTACCTATTCGGCTTGAGGACGTCGCCGGAAAGGTCGTCGGACGGGCCTGCCCGCGGCTGCGATGCCGTCTCTTGCTCTTCTCAGTCGCTCGGACCTCTCACTTCTCACTCTCTGTTCGCCGtctctcacctctctctctGAACGAACCTCGAGCGTTCTCTCCTCACCCTTCAAAACCCAGAAAACCCGCAAGCgctcctttcttcttctgccAAAACCAGCCCCCCCGCTTTTGTGATATGCTCTCCTCCTTCTTGCCAAGCCTCGCCTCCCCTGCTCACCACGCTGCTCACGCCTCGCTCCTAATCTTTTCGGTTTGGCGTCCTCATCCCTCGCTTTGGATTTGCTCGTCATGGCCCTCTCCTCACCCgcgcctcttttcttttcctcttcacGGGCGTTGACTCATGTAAGCAGAGAGGAAGAATTGACTTTGGGCTGGGCTCTTGTCTCTCTCTGACGGGCTAaggaaaaagaacgaaaaacaaaataatggGCTCAGAGAGATAAAAAGATGGGCTCGTCTGACTCAGAAAGTCACAGGCCTTCTTACCCGAATTTGTtgtctttatttatttcttattattattctGATCTTTTCATGATTCACacattttctgtttttttatctttttataaatttttatatttttgcaaaataaatggatactTAAAATGTCAAAACTTCTGGTGTCAATAATAACAAGCTGTTATTTTCACTAGCCCAATGACCATTATGCTATTAAAGCCTTTCGGAATTTTCTCCGTCGGTCatgcttctctctcttcgcGCTTGTTTTggtctttattctttttttcattttctgattttttatttcttttttataatttggatCTATATGCTAATGTTGGTTCCCATTAAGCACCGTGTTTCCCAAAACTATACtaaaaattgcatgtcatgGGCTCCGAGCCCAATTCCTCCTATGCAAAATTTTTGATATTATATGGTATGTATTGACGATTTCTCTTGTGAGTTTCAAATGTATCCATTGAAGCGAAAGTCggatttctttaaaattttcccatAACTTCGGAAGGTAATTAAAATCAGCTAGCATTTTCTGGCACTctaattgaaattgtattaaTTGAACAGGTTCTAGGGATTTAATGgcacattttgaaaattttataactcGAATGCACATTCACGacaagatttaggatttttagtacACTAATACCAATAAATTACTGAGAAATGATTGCGTAACactctttaattaattttaaaaataataatctattcTGGACCacagaaaattaaataacacataatcataaattattgtggaatccactctttcaagaatttgtgtCTTATAATGCCCAAAAGGCAAAAACTATTATGTTAGCAAAGCCCCACAAGACCAATAAGGCAACTCATCAACTAATCTATCATACTCAGTGAAACAATTCGCCTTTTTTTCCCTCGAAGCTTAAACAAATAAGCATTAGCTTTTGAAATTATTGAATGTCAGTTGAGAAACAGCATCTCTCTCTCGGTACTTCACCATTCGTCATAGATAGGTTAAGAAGCTACCAATGTCCATTTCTCAGCTTGTTTTCTATTCTATTTAAGCCGATAAAAAGAGTTGCAGCTAAGTTTGTTCTACAAATGTTcctgaattttaattcaatatacaatttggtccctgaactttaagttattcaatgtgatccctCAACTTTAACATGTATTTAATATAATCCCGGAactatgtgaaaatatttaatatcgCCCTTCcattgattcaaattcagggaccatatttaacattttcatatagtttatggactaaattgaatatatatcaaaagtcaATGGACTACActaaacaatttaaaagtttaagagcTATATTATACATTGAatcaaagttcatggatcatttgtatcattttccctTAGTTAAATACTACATCATGTTAATTTACTTTCAAAGGAAAGATGGCCGTAGGCAATTTGCATGAGCTAACATATCTTCCAGCTCAGAGTGTAATCAATTTTACCAGCAATAGATGAAGCAAGTTTCAAGTCATTAGTCTGCGATAATGTCTTGTTTCATGTTATAAAGAGTTTGAGTTGAATTTGAACATTGAAATGAACCCAAACAAAAAAGTGAATGATTAGTGAAATGAGACTTTTACCGAATATGATATAGCGAAATGAGACTTATCAGTCACCTTCCACGCCTTCAAACTTCTTTGATGTCAAAACCGGCGACGATGTGAACCTTAACTTCACTGTGAAATTTACATAAGACTCATCAAACTAAAATAACGAGCAACAGAATTCTGATGTAGCCAGTTTATAGTTGCACGTGGTCTTGATGTCGGCTTCTTTGCGACCGAGCCTCAACGTATCGACAGCGAGTGCAATGGCCTTGAAGCCAGCTGTTTGAGCTTTCCTCACAAGCTGAGCTACTATATGTTTGTCTCTATAAACCTTATTTCATGAAGACTAAGATCGCTGGTTAGCATTTGACCACTCAATTTTTTAAAGGGCCAGATCAAACCCATGTATTGAGAACTGTAGTGGGCACATTGGGCTTACATAAAGCTGGAAAAAGCAGACAGCAGGTCCAGTGGAAGCACTTCCTGAACACAGGAAGTATTCCATGAAGATAATATCTGACGCAAATGTGAATATTTCATAAGCGAAGCAACATGAATACATATCAAAGTGTCCTAAAGCCAAATTTGTTAGGAGATTTAGGGTCtgtttttgaatgaaaatttatttctagaaaaattttATCCGACTTTCCAATGTTTAAATGACGAAAAACTAATCAAATTATcgataatattttccataaactGAAAATAACAAGCTAAGTTTGGAAAAACAATAACTTCCTCTCCTAGACAAAAAGGACATCATTTTCCCTAAAccaataaacaaatgaaaattaatcatttttcttgaatatatttatttttattatgaaattttcagtGAAACAAACACATCTTTAAAATAAACTTAATTACTCATATTCCAACAAACACCAAGGAGATTGGTGAAAAGATTTCATGTACTTAAACAACTTGATAGTATTAACAAACGGTTAGAGCCAGTTTTGACAGAGGCACTTGGTAGACCTGTCGAAACTGGAGCTGTTCAAGAAACTCTTCCATAGTAGTCCCAGCTGCTGATGCAGCTCTTGCTGTTGGATACTCCCCCGGATAGATATCAGAAAACCATCAGGCAACAAGTCTACTCCTCTGTAATATAAGTCAAGACCTAATAGCAAATTACAAGCTTCATTACAAAGGACTAGACTTTCTTCTGCTAATACAAGATATAAGTTAGCCTAATTTGCTCTATTGTCAGTGCACTGGAAAGGGAAAAGGTGCTTGAGTATGCTCTCAGCTCACTTTTGATACTTGAGTATGTTGACAAAGTGGGGCAATCATGATAGGCATGGATATCTTGAATCCCACGATAGTGGTAGTCATGCATATCTTGCTCACGTTAATCGGTGCACGGGTGGGAACCTTATCTATGATATTTCTTTAGAACTCAAAATTTTGTCACTTAGAAAAGACTACCAACGTGATAGATTGAAAACGACAACCACAATGGGAATAGTTGATGTCAATATCGACCGTCACAATGACGTTAATTTTGAGtaattaatttgaatattttgcaagcCTAATCTCAACCTAGATTTACCAAAAGCTTTTGTAAATTTGCGCACAATTGTATTGGTGGTTACATTTGGCATTGAGcaatttgacatattttcaaccCAATCTTCTTAATTAGAAAGTTTATCTCGACAACCAAACGCAATGTGAGAAGTTTCTAATTGTGTGGTCAATTGTTTTTGTCACGTTTGTTAAGAACccaatagaaaaataaagaaatgctACTTTATATGACGCTCTAGTCCACGAAAGCTcaattcttcttctcttcttataTATTAATTGTGAAACAAAAATGATTTAACTACCTGTTTAAGGATAACATTCGTGTCCCTTGACATTAATTTGTGTGGCTTATTTATTTGTATGTCCTTTGATATGTATGCCATTCAGTAAAACTAAACGGGTCAATTAACAGTTTTATTTCTACTTGATTATTCAAATCATAGTCTAACGGTACACTATAATATTCATCTTATTAAACATTATACAAATGTAGTATATATTTATTTCTACCGATCCAACGAACCTTATAAACCAGAATTTATATTAAATCGACCCAGATGTCCGCGTGGTAggtacaaaaaaataattggtaGACTGAAAATTAACATATTGAACTCACAAGGTTTGCATAGTTGTCGCAGAACAAATTATGCGTACAATTTCGACATACAACACCGATTCAATATCTCATGCTCTTGATTTGCAAATGATTTTATTCGTGCCTTATCCGATCTACAATATTATCATAGCACTTGATtaaaggaaaatctcaaattagtatacttgtaataaatttatcacaaattatttttttatcatctaaaaactccaaactaatacacctaaaatgaatttattctctattaattttcattaaattttaccattattGAATTGAATAGCACGCACTAATTAACAAGTGTACCAATTGAGGGGAGTAGTGTGTTGtctttcgtgatattaatctaatttaacgaaaattaattgatggtaaatttgtcgtaaacatatcaatttaggattatttgtagtaaaaaaattaacttggtgtaaatttatcacgggttataaatatatcaattcaaaattttccgGAGTATTAACCATTTATTAACTCCGAATTTGATCTATTTAaggattattatttttgttacgTTACGTGGCCACGTTTGAAAAATCAGCAAAAACAAAAGTTGACTGGACAGAGGCGCCCCACGTTCCCACTCATCATCATCCCCAACCAGTCAACGCTCCCTCAAAATTGCCATCCTGAACCTTTCCCTGCCGCTGACCGGAATTACCGGCCACCTTCCCCCTCCCTTCTTCTCCCTCCAAGAAAAGACAAGCCGAAAAAACTCCATCTTCGTCTCCCGCTCGAAGCAATCCGGCCGCCCCTTCGACCGTCATCTTCTCCAGGATTCCCCTTCTCGAAAGATAACAGAGTAAcgagaaaccaatcaagacccGTTTCTGAATTTTCCCGCCTCCGGAAAGGACAGATCAAGAAAATCCCACGAAAGTCAACCGAGGTGGTGTCCCGCCAAGGTCGGGATCCTTTCGGGCCGGTGATATCCGAATTGAATAATGATAAACGTTACTACAATCGCACGGCGTTGTTGGGTTTCTGGCCTCTCTTTGCTCTTGAATTTAttcgtttttcatttttctttttttggagatACTGACGTTGTCGCGTCGCAGGAGGGGAGAGTGACTAGACGGGTCCACGCGTATAAATAGGGGAGAccggggagagagggaggagatgtCGTCGCCGACGAGAACGCCACCGTCGCTAGGGGGCCGATCTCCGATGTCGATGATGGAGAACCTGCTGGGGCTCCTCAGGATCCGGGTCAAGCGCGGCGTCAATCTCGCCGTCCGCGACGTTCGATCCAGCGATCCGTACGTCGTCGTCAAGATGGCGAAACAGGtcattcttccttttttctagCGCCTGCTCTGTTTTCCGCCTCCCTTCGCGTGCAGCGCTTTGGGATGCGGTGATCTGACCCTTGTTTCGCCCGCGTATCGATTTGAGGGGGGAAATGGAAATGTGGGTGTGCTTCTGGATCCCTTTTGGTGACTTGGGTCGACGCCCGCTGATGCGATTGAGGGGGGAAATTAGCTGGTGATGTCTCGCTGATTGATTGTTTTGGGTGGATTCTGTTTCCTTTAGCTGCTCTGTTTCTTGATTACGGAGTTAGGCGTATCGAAGATCAGTGACTCTCTATTTACTCCTGCCAACAACCCTTGAGCTTTCCTCAAGTTGCATTGTGAACTCTGTTCCACCCGATGTGTCATCTGAACGAATGAAGTACTGAGCAGAGAGGCGAGATCTCGATCCAGTCGATGTATAAGcaaatgaggagagagaaatttttccACAGTTTTTTTAACTGTATTTGATGAGATTATCTCACTTTTCATGGAGCCTGGAGTCCATAATCTTCGTTGCCtcttgaaaattgcatgatgCTGCCTTGAGTTTCCCTGCGTTGCCCATATCGATTGGTTCTGGATCGATCTCTACTGATAAGGATATTAGTACTTTTTTCCATGTCGGTGATATGTTAATAAATCATCTGTACAAGCTTTGACCTGCTGGTCATGCTAATAGATGATTTTTTCACTAGTTCTTGCCTTAGCAGTCTCAAGTGAAGAACGTGCAATCTTGCTAACACTTTAATGAACTCTGGTAAATCATCAAGAGTTGCTTCTTCACTGCATGGAACCCAAAAAAGGTTTTAGCTTTTGTAAccttttttgagttttttaatgCCTTGATGGCATATTATCTTCCTGTCCTGTAAATATTAACCTTCAAATGTCAAACCtaccttttttcttcccttttgctGTTTAAGACAACGATCCAATGGAACCAATATGAATCATTTTCCCATACCAGGCTCAAGCTTTTGAAGTCTACCCTTATGTAGAAAGGAGGGGTGGGATATATCCACTGTACTCTTTTCTCTCTGAATATAAATGCATCCTGCTCActgttaattcaatcttaaacttaaGGTCAAAGAACGTCAAATACTTTTAGTTTCGGCTTCTTGATGTCACATCATTTTTCACTATTCCTATGTGAGGAACTTACTTCAGTTGGATGTGTTTTTACATGGTGGTTCATTGTCAAATGTTTTTTGTTGCATAAATCATCAGAGTTGCTTCTTCACTGCATGGAACCAAAAGAAGTTTTTAGCTTTTTTAACCTTTCTCGAGTTCTTTAATGCCTTGATGGCATATTATCTTCCTGTCCTGCAAATATTAACCTTCAAATGTCAAACCtaccttttttcttcccttttgctGTTTAAGACAACGACCCAATGGAACCaatatgaataattttcccATACCAGGCTCAAGCTTTTGAAGTCTACCCTTTTGTAGAAAGGAAGGGTATGATATATCCTTTGTACTCTTTTCGTTCTGAATATAAATGCGTCCTGCTCACtgttaattcaatcctaaacttaaGGTCAAAGAACGTCAAATACTTCTAGTCTGGGCTTCTTGATGTCACATCATTTTTCACTATTCCTACGTGAGGAACTTACTTCAGTTGGATATGTTTTTATATGATGGTTCATTGTCAAATGTTTTTTATTGCATTGATCTCTCTTAGAATTCCTTTAGTTAAAGAGGGGTTAAATGATGCAGAAATTGAAGACCCGTGTTATAAAGAAGGATGTTAATCCTGAGTGGAATGAAGATCTAACTCTCTCTGTTTCAGATCCTAGTATTCCAGTCAAGCTGGTAAGCTGTGTTTATAACTAAGTTGCATAgatatgaattattttttcaatgctCTTTTCCTCATGAAGTTTAGATGATGTATCTTGTATTAAGACTAGATTTCATATAAAAGACATCATCATTAAGTTTAGCATACTCGCAAGAAATTTTATAGGGTCATCACGAACCATTTTACAGACATATGAcattgtaatttatttttttctgtttttcaacTTACCTACACAGCTTAGATATGTCAAGTGTTCATGCAAAATCCAGGTCACATAAACGGCAATACATGGAAGGATGCAGTCATACTGCTTCCTAAATTTTCTCACATATGTTAGTGGAGaatgaaaacaatgaaaaagagacttcactttttatttgtttatttattggcTCTTTCACTATTTGTGAATTTAGCTGTGGAAAAGACATTAAAGCAAAGAAGTCATGGCTCAgcgatgctttttagggtgcAGAGTACtgacatatatatatcatttagcACAAGACCGGCTGctctcttttcttgctttctctACCTTTTTTAACGGTATCACGTTTAATCGCCATCTCATATTTAATATGTTCATCCTgcttattaatttttcaaaggTTTTAAATGCAAGTTTCGTTCACTGCAAATTTCTTGGGTCTCTGCCTCATCAGTATTCTTGAAGTTCAGTCTTTACAGATGCTGCAGCTCATTATACAATTAGATTTACCTCTCATCTAGAATTTGGGTTGTTCTCAAACAATATTGATTGTCCGTAGGATCCACAATGTGATAGGAATGGTATAGGGCAAATGAGATGACCTCATAAAGTAATCGCCATTTTTTACTACTGTTAAGAACTCGGAGAGTTATGACACCCATAGCTCACGTGTAGTATCCTGTTTCCGCACTTTGGTTCTTTCATATACTTTCAATTCGGCAATCTGAAAGAAATTAGGATGGCATTATTCTGCATCTGGTTGTCATTATAGTCTCAAGTTCAGTTAATGAAGCTTTTTCTGATTAGGAGAAGACAAATATTGATGTTTCCTCGTGGCTTCAATTTTTTAGGCTGTATTGTTGTAAAATGCAGCAACTACAGCaattttttatctctctctctctctctctctcatattttgttttgtttggatTCCTTCTTTAAGTGCAGACTGTTTATGACCATGATACGTTCAGCAAGGATGACAAAATGGGAGATGCTGAGTTTGACATAAAACCATTCATAGAGGCTCTCAAGATGAATCTGCAAGGCCTTCCCAGCGGCACTGTCATTACAAGGGTGCAACCTAGTAGACAAAATTGCCTTGTCGAAGAAAGCCGCGTTATCTGGAGTGAAGACCGGGTTGTCCAAGACATGTGCCTTAGACTGAGAAATGTCGAGTGCGGAGAAGTGGAGATTCAGCTCCAGTGGATCAATCTTCCTGGTTCCAAGGGCTTATAAAGAACCTTGACGCTGGCCTGTGTTCTGTACTCAAGCCTCTCTTGTTCATACCATCCTGCAAAGTGAAGCTGttgtatctttttcttttgccccaCTCGTGACTGGATTGTATGTGCTTGGTGAGGCGGTCATGTCACAAATGCTCTCGTCTCACATGATTTATATTTAAGCTATTTGAAACAACATGATCACAGGGTGAAAAGTGGTGATTCTGTATTTGCAAGCACTCTTGCAGCCTCATGTCTTGCTATTTCTGGCAATCTTTGAACTTTCTTTGGGGATTGTTTACTGGGATTGAATCATCGGAAGCTTACCTTCGGTTCATGTATCAGTAGGGCTATGATGGTATTGAGAAGCTTTTTGTTCACAGGTCAAGCGATGCAATGGGAACTGAGCTTTTAGTGCGCAGATTGATCTTCCTCCTGAAACACCGcatgaaatttctgttttttcatGCACAAGgtcattcaaatttgaaaaccgtcGCACTTGACTGTGGATCCTATAAAGTGATAAATTTGCTCTAGCTATGGTGCACAGGGTATTGTCTGCGAATCTGAACAGAAATCACTGAGGCATGAATGTCTAGATTAACAGCGTATCGCTGCGTTTACAAGGGGTACCCGATCTATTGATTATGTTCGGATTGTATCGCGGGTCGTCTTTCTTGTACTAAATTGATTAGTCCACCTGCTCAATTTGGTTTAAAACAAGCCATCAATGCCCCAGACAATGCCCAGATCACGGGTTTCCTGAGAAAATCCTTTCTAGTACACGATCTACATATAAAAGATTTATGCCAAAAAAGAATCAGATACAAGATTTCATGCTTGACAGGATGATTTGAACCAAGAAATGCGCGCTGTCAATGCCCTTGAAATTACAGAGGTCTCCTCTTTGCAATGTGTGAAGCAAGCGTGGTGTTTGGGGGCATTCTTAGTTTGGCGTGACTCCCACGTCTCTCCTTCTTAAATTCACTCCAAAAGCCACGCAACTTTTTCTTTCCATGACTTCTAAATATGACCTTGACGTCGCATCAGTTCTCCTTTTCTGGTTGTTTTCacacttaatttttttgaaaatttatttaaaaaatcgtaTTCTCCATGGCaaaaaagcgagagagagagagagagagagagagaggtcttaCTTTTCGGAAAGAAGactaaaaaatcaaacaagTCAGTGCTGCCTTGGACTGAGGTGCATCGACCGCCAGCAAGTTAATGGTATTAGGCACCGGACATCTTTAGGGTCCACGTGAAGGGCAAAGAACAAAAAGACAAAGCGCAAGCCGCTATGGCCTCGGCTATATATAAGATGCTTTGAAAGCTTTTTTCTCCCAGTTGCCTCCATTTGATGTGCTTTGTATAGCTGCACAGGCCAACTTGCCATGTTACATCGAGCCATCCCTTGACTTGACCCCACCTCAAATCCATTCAGAATTATCAGATTATTTATCACGAGAAAGCAGGGGNNNNNNNNNNNNNNNNNNNNNNNNNNNNNNNNNNNNNNNNNNNNNN
The nucleotide sequence above comes from Eucalyptus grandis isolate ANBG69807.140 chromosome 2, ASM1654582v1, whole genome shotgun sequence. Encoded proteins:
- the LOC104422997 gene encoding protein C2-DOMAIN ABA-RELATED 4 — its product is MSSPTRTPPSLGGRSPMSMMENLLGLLRIRVKRGVNLAVRDVRSSDPYVVVKMAKQKLKTRVIKKDVNPEWNEDLTLSVSDPSIPVKLTVYDHDTFSKDDKMGDAEFDIKPFIEALKMNLQGLPSGTVITRVQPSRQNCLVEESRVIWSEDRVVQDMCLRLRNVECGEVEIQLQWINLPGSKGL